The Microplitis mediator isolate UGA2020A chromosome 8, iyMicMedi2.1, whole genome shotgun sequence genome has a window encoding:
- the LOC130672856 gene encoding methylmalonic aciduria and homocystinuria type D homolog, mitochondrial: MYCSKIIKQNYSRSINIIFAAKYSRRSAKNTTTYKLVKSNGIDADIDNGELDNNPNWELFGPRGFRFYLPGSIGPGWLDQSTTAQVETRSFLLPNNDGELDGSDDFDAHGINDEIINVYKNKNNNNKNNNSKNRRKCDQNQPILHCIAQECPMLLRKGIQELFPSSVDAASPQLTIVTITQKLNPRMMRWSKEIETERLAKFFLLAASDICSKLKMFGYWADFINPFSGQPYLNPHKTGVLYKTDERFRCLGFKVNKTNSCKIISHENKGSEFVGSLYTSAPANMDFFKDIMSGMSDH; the protein is encoded by the exons ATGTATtgtagtaaaattattaaacaaaactACTCaagatcaataaatattatatttgctGCTAAATATTCACGTAGAAGTGCTAAAAATACGACGACATACAAATTAGTTAAATCAAATGGTATCGATGCTGATATCGACAATGGAGAATTGGACAACAATCCAAACTGGGAACTGTTCGGACCAAGAGGTTTCAGATTTTATTTACCAGGTAGTATAGGACCTGGATGGTTGGATCAGTCTACTACTGCTCAAGTTGAAACCCGATCTTTTTTATTACCTAACAACGATGGAGAGCTTGATGGCAGCGATGATTTTGACGCTCATGGAATTAACgatgaaattataaatgtttataaaaataaaaacaataataataaaaacaataacagtAAAAACAGAAGAAAATGTGATCAAAACCAGCCTATTTTACATTGCATAGCACAAGAGTGTCCAATGTTATTGAGAAAAGGTATCCAAGAACTTTTTCCTAGTAGTGTTGATGCTGCCTCACCTCAACTTACTATTGTCACCATCACACAGAAATTGAATCCTAGAATGATGAGATGGAGCAAAGAAATTGAGACTGAAAGATTAGCTAAATtt TTTCTCCTTGCTGCTTCAGACATTTGTTCAAAACTTAAAATGTTTGGATACTGGGCTGATTTTATAAATCCATTCAGTGGTCAGCCCTACTTGAATCCTCATAAAACTGGTGTATTGTATAAAACAGACGAACGTTTTCGTTGTTTAGGCTTCAAAGTTAACAAAACCAATAGCTGTAAAATAATATCACATGAGAACAAAGGCTCTGAATTTGTTg
- the LOC130672858 gene encoding 5-hydroxyisourate hydrolase 1-like → MNTPHISTHVLDTSRGLPVANLPVSLYKNTNTWTLISESKTTSDGRCSDLLELAGQSLTIGRYKLKFNVENYFITTERSSLYPIIEVIFDIKSLDRNYHLPLLLNPFGYSTYRGT, encoded by the exons atgaatactCCTCATATATCGACTCATGTATTGGACACAAGTAGAGGACTTCCTGTAGCGAATTTGCCAGTGagtctttataaaaatacaaacacCTGGACTTTGATTAGTGAAAG taagaCAACATCAGATGGCCGATGCTCCGATTTATTAGAATTAGCTGGACAATCATTAACAATAGGACgttataaacttaaatttaatgtagaaaattattttattacaactgAAAGATCGTCATTGTATCCAATCATTGAAGTtatatttgatattaaaagtCTTGATAGAAATTATCATTTGCCACTTTTGTTGAATCCGTTTGGATATAGTACGTACCGAGGAACTTGA
- the LOC130672854 gene encoding phospholipase D C-like, which translates to MEKNQVSSNIIIDGQTVVCTEYIQEPQRLTPTGKISHAKTRVYTQRYRKEWELMQDFKGWLTSVPGQVTRAYCTYCKKNLHAHRLSLLKHTCTMKHQRAALMYQTHMHNSEEDNERLIEYTQEFETVNVESIKKSDGDDDENEDEDDDNDIEYDNDIEYVVERLDMDEDDQIEKKTNQMVDQDDNDSHDYTNKIEKDIEQCRKKIKLDTNQRRDTLAEAMAHVHGEYFEDNEGNVATEEVDGNEQHINDERELTEVSITKIYKNEELDVSKAFNKQITSDLNLIKNNNDAGEEPETKLIAACQVNTPQLSIAEGQEIANSLTATPTQNKTLRLSTGKTVTLTTGKLPPGYVLSKIKGNLPSLLTSGTKTITQRTVTKVINKSNNNSMPNAKSNVQVVAGPSEQTKKQSNSVQNIKFKAPCISTHVLDVSKGIPISGLQVSLYKLMDGRWTFLNESSTSSNGRCSDLVDNLKLQLTAGRYKIHFDVDKYFTVRRIETMYPFIEIVFDVKNPTGTYHIPILLSPHSYTTYRDADR; encoded by the exons atggaaaaaaatcaagtatcatcaaatattattattgatggtCAAACAGTCGTCTGTACTGAATATATTCAAGAACCTCAGCGTCTAACTCCAACTGGGAAAATAAGTCATGCCAAGACACGAGTTTATACTCAACGTTATCGCAAAGAGTGGGAACTCATGCAGGATTTCAAAg GGTGGTTGACATCAGTACCAGGTCAAGTAACACGAGCATATTGTAcgtattgtaaaaaaaatcttcatgCCCACCGTCTGTCATTGTTGAAGCACACGTGTACAATGAAGCATCAAAGAGCAGCACTCATGTACCAAACGCACATGCATAACAGCGAGGAAGATAATGAAAGACTAATTGAGTACACGCAAGAATTCGAAACCGTCAACGTTGAATCCATCAAGAAAAGTGACGGCGATGATGATGAAaatgaagatgaagatgatGACAATGATATTGAGTATGATAATGACATCGAGTATGTTGTCGAGCGACTGGACATGGACGAGGATGatcaaatagaaaaaaaaactaatcaaATGGTAGACCAAGATGACAATGACTCCCATGattatactaataaaatagaaaaagatATTGAGCAGtgcaggaaaaaaataaaacttgatacCAACCAACGGAGAGATACTTTGGCTGAAGCGATGGCTCACGTCCATGGGGAATATTTTGAAGACAATGAGGGCAATGTTGCTACTGAAGAAGTTGATGGTAATGAGCAACATATTAATGACGAAAGAGAACTGACGGAAGTATCgataactaaaatatataaaaatgaagaaCTTGATGTTTCTAAGGCATTTAATAAACAGATAACtagtgatttaaatttaattaaaaataataatgatgctGGTGAAGAACCGGAAACAAAACTTATAGCCGCTTGTCAAGTCAATACGCCACAGCTTTCGATTGCTGAAGGACAAGAAATTGCAAATTCGTTGACTGCTACTCCGACACAAAATAAAACATTGAGATTGTCGACTGGTAAAACTGTGACACTCACTACAGGAAAATTACCTCCTGGTTATGTtcttagtaaaataaaaggcAATCTCCCgagtttgttgacctcgggaACGAAAACAATAACTCAACGTACTGTAactaaagtaattaataaaagcaaCAATAATTCTATGCCTAATGCTAAAAGTAATGTACAAGTTGTAGCCGGCCCAAGTGAACAAACTAAAAAACAATCAAATTCGGtacaaaatattaagtttaaaGCTCCTTGTATATCGACACATGTTTTGGATGTTAGCAAAGGAATACCCATATCTGGTCTGCAAGTCAGTTTGTACAAACTTATGGATGGACGATGGACTTTCTTAAACGAGag ctcAACATCATCCAATGGACGCTGCTCAGACCTTGTCGATAatctaaaattacaattaacagCCGGCCGTTACAAAATTCATTTCGACGTCGACAAATATTTCACCGTAAGGAGAATCGAGACGATGTACCCATTTATCGAAATAGTATTTGATGTTAAAAATCCAACAGGAACTTACCATATACCCATTTTATTAAGCCCACACAGTTACACAACTTACCGCGACGCTGAtagatga